From the genome of Eublepharis macularius isolate TG4126 chromosome 4, MPM_Emac_v1.0, whole genome shotgun sequence:
CAAGTCTGAGAAAATACAACAGATGAACATACAATAACAATGAATATGCTAAACTAACTTATTGTAAAGAATCTTgagaaaagtaaaagaaaagaaagtaatcCACAATAACCAATAGCTCAACCTTTTGCTACTTGAACCAAAACCCACTGAAATATGCTGGAGTaagtctgtataggattgcacaggTAATTTCTTTGTGAAATGCTAGTGATCAATTATTATCTGTTGGAGAACAAAAAATGATTAACGATGAATACAGAATATGTGATTTGTTTGAGCTTATAAAcaatttcttttattgaaaaaaaAACAGTGCACACTACTGAAGAAATCCCAAAACTTCTGGGGGGAAAAACAATCACAAAAAAACCTTTTTCCAAATCATCCTTTTAAGGTTGGGTCCATTATTTTGTCCAGACTGCCCCTTCTATAGACAGGAATGGAAAGAATCTATCAATGTATTTTTACAAGGTTTCTCAATTCTTGTAATTTCATTGGACTTTCTAAATTCTTGACACAGGCccatgagggagggggggaaagtttgcaaaaaaaaaaaaaccagtttaaGGAGCACACAGCTGATTTTGAAAATACAAGGAAAAGGAGATTTAGGCTCCTCCTAATCTTGAAATAATTATCCTttgactctgctgctctgtggatGATGAGAATAAAGCCAAGGAATCAAGTGTTATAATTACTGTAACATTTGCAGTCATTCAGATCAAATTCCTAAATACGTTAGAAGCAGTGACATCAAAAACGTCATTTAATGACGTTCTAAGATCAAACAATGCATTTAAATATTTCTTCTGTTCAATTTGCACATTTTGAGCCAGGTGTCTTCTTTGCAAAAACTGCTTCTAAAACATTAGATCCAAGCCATTTAGCAGCTCAGGCTTAGCAAAGCATCTGCATATGCAAAGTCAACATGGTCTCACAAAGTGCTCTGCTTTGATTAAGTAGCTCTAATTCATTAGCACTAATTAAACGGtgaaactgatcaaaagagagcCAAAATAAGAAAAGTAAGCTCCAAAACATAGGGAGGGAATCAGCCATAAGACTGTGTCTCAGGTAAGTCTGTCTGTACTATGCCAGTAAGCTTTCTTAGGAAATGAGTAACAAATCAAATCCAAAATCCAAGACAGTGGCACCCTCCTGAATACAACTGATATAGGAGACTCCAGTACCACCTTTCTCCATCCCTTGGTGCGGCTTTTTATCACTCATCTACTGTGCTGGGGGACAGGAAGCTGCACCGCAGGGGACAAGACAGTAGCAAGGCAAGTCTGGCTCTTCACAGCCAGGCACAGAATAATTTCTGCTTCTGTCCAGGCATGCTACGAGCTCTTGTAGCATGTGCCGCTTTCGCATTCGTGTTTCAGGAAGAACTTGGAACATGAAGCAGGCAAATTTACCTTGAAATCATTTTTGAAAAATGAGCCCTGAGATCCTTACAAAGAAAAGCATGATGCACAATTTTAGCAAGCACAATACAGAAAAATCACACTCTTGCTTCATGCAGGAAACAATTCCACACCCACAAAAATTACTTCCGTCATGCCTACCTGCAGAAGGTTCATCCATCGAGAAGGCTTTGTTCTCCACAAACATGCTTTGGGATTTCTGCTCCTTGAGGATTGTTTCATATCCAACTCCCCTTGTAGGGTAGACATCATCCTCGTAGACCTGCTCTGGCCCTGGTCTGATTAACTGGGAAATCTCAGGAATGACGtaaagaaagacaaagacacaggCATTGGAGACGAGAGCAACGGCCAGTGTGGGGTCATCCCAAGATAACCTGCCTTCCTGCTTGTTGCCGTAAATATACATGACGATCCACACTATCCAGATGGCCATAGAAAGTGAAGTGGTGAGGAGGATGAAGGTAGCATGCTTCCTCCAGTGCTTATACCGCCCACACAAGACAGGCCAAGCAGCAACGAAGCTCGCCACTTGCAAGAACATGACATAGATGAGCGCCATGACGAAATCGGCATTGTCCACGAGGCAAGGGTCGTTGGATGCGCCGCTGTTTCTCACGACAGTGATAATGAGCCACTCAGCATTGATAATCACCTCAACCAATACAAGGAGCAAAGCCACACCGAAGGTAACCCACCCCCGGGGACCGTGGTTCTGTCGGGCGAGGAAATTCAGGCTGAGGGAATGGGCTACCAGGCAAGAGAAACAAATAGCGAAGAGGACGCCGAAGAGGAAACGTCGTGAGGCACACGTTGAAAAATGTTGCTTGACGATGAAGGTAAAGGTCAGGCAGAACAGCCCAAAGGTGCCCAACAAAAAAAAAGCTTGAGTCCCTATTAAGCTCTTCTTCCTGTGGTCCTGGACAAAAGGCGTGCTGGCCACCAAGATAACAGTGAGGACAAAGCTGGTCACGGCACCAAAACTGGCCACGGCCTCCAACACGATGCCCCAGGCTGTTGACAGGTCACAGAGGTTGTAGTAGATGGACTGAAGGTCCTTACCACACCCTACTGGAGGGGTCTCTTGAGCCAAGCACACGCTAACAGTAAGTGCTAGCAGCCAGAGGCAGAGCAGTCGCGTCCTGGGTGTCACCACCATTGTGGAAAAGATGCAAGGAACCTTTAGCACTTTTGGAAAGGgctggaaaaaaaaaaaggaagggaaaggacaAGGTTAAGAACTATCCAAGGTATGTTGCTCACTTACCTGGATATACTCTGTTTTAACAAAAGAGAATTCACACTATAGTGGTTAATTTTTGCAACTCAGGTTGTCAACTGAGAAAAATGTcctttccctttaatagagatttaATGTTTGGAAATGGGCCGTTTTCAAGGGATGGAGGCAAATAACATTACCTGGCAAATAACATCCCGTTaatcctctgttaaagggacaggatatttttatACAGGCCAGCTGGCAACTACATTtacaatatatacatatataatttaCAGGTAATTTTGCAAATATTTGTTTTGTATGAAATAAAGCCTTCTTCAGATTACTGGGAGAGGCAAAGAACCGTACAGGGCAATGAAACCCTGTCACTGGGTCACCGCAAATACTATTCATCCCTGCTCATTGCAACACAGAATCATCAGGCCTTATTTATACAGATTTAAACCTATTTTCAGAACCGTACAAGCTagaaacatactttttaaaagacaaaaaaaatgtaattatcagtatgttttttattttgtttgagtATTTTTACCCtttctgttttggacccaaagcagcttatgaaacacacacacacaatttaaacaaacaaaaatctaactattgtcgaaggctttcacggccggagaacgatggttgttgtgggttttccggggtgtattgccgtggtcttggcattgtagttcctgacgtttcgccggcagctgtggctggcatcttcagaggtgtagcaccaaaagacagagatctctcaggtgtcacagtgtggaaaagatgttggcaggtcatttgtaaccccacccctcctgagtagatacaaatgacctgccaacatcttttccacactgtgacactgagagatctctgtcttttggtgctacacctctgaagatgccagccacagctgctggctaaacgtcaggaactacaatgccaagaccacggcaatacagcccggaaaacccacagcaaccaaaAATCTAACTGTATGATATACCACACTTTGAAGTGGTCCCTTCAGGATCTATTAAGTCCAGCTACGGTGGCTGGAACAGTAGAAGGAGCAAAATGTACTCCCCCTCCTTGTCAGTAATgctaggctgcaatcctaaggacactttcctgggagcaagcccctCTGAATAATATGAGGCTTTCTTCCAAGTAGACCTACCAAAAATTGTGCCCCCAATACTGTTAAATGACATTCAGATCAGACAGCAGAGTGACACAGTGGCGGTGACAAATATTTAAGTGAAGGCCATTGGCTCATTGGGTACACATGAAACACAAATTGAGAACCCttaaagaatttaaaaagaaatgggaaaaataCTTTGCCTATTATAGATGAGAAATAAAACATATGAATTAACAATGTAAATTCAGACATGAGATTTGATTAACAGAGGTTATAGAAATGTAGTTTCAAATTTTCTGAAAGTATATAgaaacatatattatttaatttgaCTGATAAAGTATAATTAGCATACTTTGGTATATTATAGTATATTATTGCTAAGATTAAAAATGTTTACATCATAATATGTTTTATATAATTAGTTTGGAGGTAAGAAAAGTACAACATCATTAAATACTTTACAATacaatattatatttttaatatttaacatTGAGAtatagtaaaagagagagaggaaatgtttCCAGGAATGGTTGTTATAAACCCAAATATATTTTAACAATtatatggttattgtattctAGGCAATCTTTGTAATCGGGACCTTAATCTTCCTTTAATGTAATTTGTATTCCTGTATCTTCTTTGTTCTGTATCCCTTTTATTGTTTAGAAATAGATAGATAGGTGtgagagccctgtggcgcagtactacagcccaagctctgctcatgacctgagttccatcccagcggaagctgggttcaggtagccggctcaaggttgactcagccttccatccttccaaggtcggtaaaatgagtccccagtttcctgggggtaaaatgtagatgactggggaaggcaatggcaaaccaccccgtaaaaagtctgccaagaaaatgttgtgatgcgacatccccccatgggtcagtaatgactcggtgcttgcacaggggactacctttaccttacctagaTAGATAGATCGAGGGATATAAAATAAGATGATAAATATTTTACacagcaatcctaaggagagttactccagtctaagtccattggtttcaatgggcttcgatgggaataactcttcttaggattgcacagtaagggAAGGGCACTGGCTCACCTAGCACACAAGAAACACGAGACCGCAGGTTCATTCCATGGGAAGTCCCGCACTTGTGACACGAGATGTTCTTTTCTGTTAGTCTGGTAGCCCTAGCCCATGGCAGTGATTTAGGGCAGTAATTGGAATTAGTATAAGAAAGCTCCTTACATTTTCCCCCCTAAAGCCCTGCACAGATTATAACATAGATATAAATGCAGAGCAACAAATGTAACAAAGGATCTAGCAAGCAGCACCTTAATGAATAGTCTGTCTGTTacggcataagctttcatgggccAGAGCCCACTTTGTCCGATGAATGAAATGTTATCCTCAGCTGGTGTTATTACAAAGTGAGGGCAAAAGGCCCAGCAATGCAATGCAAGAGACAGGTGTGTCACATTACAATGCAAAGCACAAATGGAAACAAGACCTACTCAAAAAGAGCAAAAAGATTCAATCGGAGGATAGCAGTGATTTTCTCCCAAGTGGAGGAAGCAAAGCTGGACAAATTCTTTAGGAGCACCTAAAGACACTTtctctctgctcccagcctctattGAGACCACCctgatacccagggctttttttctgggaaaagaagtggtagaactcagtgggttgcctacACAGGGGGCAGctcctggtgggaggtagtgccccaggtaccacatgcgcacgcatAAAGAGCGTGCATTCTCCCAGGActccacaatgatgtcactttgggtctactggaacaaggagggagttttttaaagtttaaattgccctcggggaacatggtcacatggctggtggccccgccccctgatctccagacagaggggagtttagattgccctccatgccgctgcacagagggcaatctaaactcctctctgtctggagatcagggggcggggccaccggccatgtgaccattttcaagaggtgccagaactccgttccaccgcattcctgctgaaaaaaagccctgctgataccATCTAATCAGCAAATTAATTCCAAGACAGAAACTTCATGCTGAATTCTCTTTTTGAAACTTCCTTTCAAAAATGTGGTGACTTTTGAATCTATATCCAACACCCAGTGTGGTCCAGTAGTCAGAGAGTTAGATTCGGATGGAgatctaggtttgaatccctgctcttccatggaagcctgctgggtgacctcgggtcagtcacattctctcatcctaacacctccctcacagggttgttgtgaaaataaatggGGGCGACGAGAAtcctgtaagccactttgggccctccTTAGAAggaaaagttggggtataaatacagtaagaaaataaatattgcagaatgtcatgggggacttaAAATTCTTCCCCACTGGTTTCTAAAGGGCTTCTATTTTTAATCTTCTGATTTGTGTCCATTTGACCTTTTTGCATAGACAGCCTGGTTGGGTCCATGTCAACGGCTTATATCATATTAGATGACCATGCCAATATGGTGAAAGAGAAGATAAACAAGTCTAAACAAGTACTCAGAAGTCCCCTATTTGAAGACAGGCCCGgcagtggttttaaaaaaaacctcccagCTATTCAGCAGCAACAGTCGATCTCCCAATGGGTACTGAACCCAAGAACTACCCTTTACAGCCCAGTGGCcaaagctagagttgccaggttcctggAAACTTAGGGGTGGAacagaggagggacctcagagtaTAATGCTACCGAGCCCATcctccagagtagccattttctccaggggaactgatctttgtaggctggagatcagttgtaattcttggagatcatcACACCCTacttggagattggcagccctattccTCACACGTACTTCAGGGATCCAGCACCACCAACCATACCATTAAGGGCTAATTTACCCATACATTCTCTGTGATTTGTTTAGAAGCTTTGAGTTACTTTTCTACATTGCCGACATTGATGAATCACCTGTGAAACTGTAATGGTATAAGGAAATGATAGAAATCGGCAGAGTGAGTAGAAATGATTGTAAAACTTTGATTGTAATAACCTTAACTGTGCAACCCCTTGTTGTGAGAATTCTGTATATATATGAGCATGTTTTTCTGTACCCAGTGAATTgcgtgcccctgaggaagcacagtGTGAAGATACAGCATGTAAAACGGAAACAGCCGATTGTCCGCAGGGTGAGGACATCTGGAATCAGATGTCGGCTGGAGGACTGTATATCACCTGCCGTTTACCTTGCACTCTTTGCACTTTATTGACTATATGTTTGTGAAAGAGTGGTCGGTTATTGATCTTTTTCAATGAGATTGCCAGATGTGATATGAATTTGTGGACTGTATATTTATGAATTATGTAATTTAGATGTAATTTATGCACTTCACGCACTTTGAATTTAAATACTTATAAGTAATTTGTAGTTGATTGTTTAACTTCATAGAGGGGACTCTATTTAACTTCAGTTGACTCAAAAGGAGCCACGTcctcccgtttgcaggatctgagcaagtctgttaatgataggacgtttcggaggtctttccttcatagggtcgccacaggtcagaggcgacttgacagcacataacacactctAATGGTTTACTACTACTGCTGTCCAAGAAAGGAGAGCTCTCTCCCTCTGCCAAACGGCACTGTCCGTGGCCATTGATGGAACCCGAGAAAGGAAGGGCTGGATGACAGTTCCTTCTGGGGAGGGCAAACAACACTCTCTGGGGGCAATCCCCATGTGGAAAGCACTTTCTCAAGGCAGTTTTGCTGTGCTTGCCCAAAATAAAGATTAATAACTCAGACACTTCCAGCTCCCCATTCAAGCATTTCCCTGGCCAGCAATGTTCCCATGAGAGGGAATCAGCACACAGACTTCTGGCCTTCCTCTGGCTGCCATTCAACACGTCTTGGTTCCCAGGCTTCAAGTATTCCAGATGACATTCTAAAGAGGGGAACTCTCTCACGTGCCTTCCAAAATTTGGGTTTTGTTTTGGTGGCTGGGATCACAGGCCAGTCCTCTTTCACAGGGCTTTGTTCTTCAGCACGTTGTTGCTAGTGTTGCTTCATTTATCTCTCTCAGATCCCTTATTTGGAGAAGCAGCTCCTTGAGCAAGTTATGAATGCTGGCACTCAGTTTTACCGACATGGCTCAGTCCTGGTTCCCTTTATGCACAGCACTGGGCGACTTCAGGCTCCAAATACAGGAGGCCATACATTCCCTATATGTAGTGAACATTACTTCTGCAAGCATCTTCTCCAATTCCAGGACATATACAAGCCAGCAAGCCATCTGACTGGCCCTCTATGCCTTTcagttactggggggggggggggggaggcaatccCTACCAAAAGATTTCAAACGTTCTTTCTTGCCATTCAATTTGTTCTCTGAACCAAGTACGTTTGCCTTTAACAGCTGCTTTAATAGGCAAAAAGGCAACATTTAAACCCTTTCCTgacactagatccagaggagttagccatgttagtctgtagtagcaaaatcgaagagtccagtagcacctttaagactaaccaactttactgtagcatgagctttcgagaatcacagttctcttcgtcagatgcgtcacgcatctgaagaagagaactgtgattctcaaaagcttatgctacagtaaagttggttagtcttaaaggtgctactgggctcttttcgaTTTTCCTGACACTGCATCTCCATGCCATGGGAAGCGGCAGGTCTTGGCATTTTAGCTACAGAAAGCACACACtctccaaaaggaaaaaaaaatatgacACATATGGGTTACACTGGTAAAGGTGACAAGCACAAAGAGCCTTGTTTGTTTATACTCAGTGTTTTCccaagacccaaagcagtttacaacttcctctcctccacttttttttccccacaacaagcgaccctgtgagggaggttaagaTGAGGGTATGTAAATGGCCCCCAAGTTCACCCaaagagcttccatggaagagtggagattcaaacctggatgagtgattccgcacacattggataatgcacttccaatcctctttatagatcatttggaacggatttttttgtgtgcggaacaaaaactccacctcaaacgattgataaagtgcattgaaagtgcattatccaacatgtgcggaatcagctgatGTTTCAGATCTTAATCTATAACTCTAACTTCTATACCACATAGGCTCTTCGGAAGAGGGAATTAGACTAAGTGATCTGTACTTTTTTCCAGCTTCCCAAACTTAATTCTGTACGATTTAAttaaagaactcccccccccgcaaaaaact
Proteins encoded in this window:
- the GPRC5C gene encoding G-protein coupled receptor family C group 5 member C; the encoded protein is MVVTPRTRLLCLWLLALTVSVCLAQETPPVGCGKDLQSIYYNLCDLSTAWGIVLEAVASFGAVTSFVLTVILVASTPFVQDHRKKSLIGTQAFFLLGTFGLFCLTFTFIVKQHFSTCASRRFLFGVLFAICFSCLVAHSLSLNFLARQNHGPRGWVTFGVALLLVLVEVIINAEWLIITVVRNSGASNDPCLVDNADFVMALIYVMFLQVASFVAAWPVLCGRYKHWRKHATFILLTTSLSMAIWIVWIVMYIYGNKQEGRLSWDDPTLAVALVSNACVFVFLYVIPEISQLIRPGPEQVYEDDVYPTRGVGYETILKEQKSQSMFVENKAFSMDEPSAAKKPVSPYSGYNGQLLTSVYQPTEMALMHKGPTEGTYDVILPRATANSQVMGSANSTLRAEDGYLSQKDGKSGQASSPYSKSRW